The sequence below is a genomic window from Deinococcus terrestris.
GCTGTCCACCTCCACCCCCAGGACGCCCGCGACCGCATCCGGGAGGGGGCCGAGCGGGCGGTGCGCGCTGCCGCACAGGCCACGCCCTATACGACTCAGTGGCCTGCCCGCACCGAGTTGCGCTTCGACCATCAGGCCCGCGCCGATCAGTGTGAGCGGGTGCCCGGCGTCACGCGGGTGAACGCCGAGACGGTGGCCTGGGAAAGCGGGGACGCGCTGCACCTCTTCGGCATGTTCCGGATGCTGGCGCGGGTTGCGGAGGTCAGGTTGAACGCTTAGCTACCATTCGAAAAAGAGGGCGTCCCCACGCGACAGGTTCGGCCACTGCCGCAGTTCCCGCGCCGTGGCTGGGGGTAGGCCCCTGAGGTCTGCGGCGGCGAACGTGGCGTTCAGCCAGGACGGGTCGGGCACCAGCCACCCCGCCCGCTGCCACCACGCCGTCAGCGGGGGCTGGTCCAGATAGGGCGACTCCCAGGCATAGGGCACCGGAAGGACCGGGACGAAGCCGAGCACAGGAGCCACCCCACTGACCCGCATCCGCACCTGCGCCCCGGTGCGGCGCTCCTGCCAGTCCACGGTCCCGTGGAGGACGTAGGGCTGAGGCTCGTTGCTCAGGTGTCCCGGAGTCCAGCCCGTCTCCCTCGCACAGCGGTACAGATCGGCCTGAAGACTGGGCCGGGGATCGTGGCCTAGCGCGGCCAGATCGTCCGCCAGCCAGACTTCCGCGACCGAAAGCACGGCCCTGCCCTCCCCTACTCCAGCGCCCCGCGCACCCGCTCCGCCCCGGCCCGCCAAGCCGCCTCGTCCCCCGCATCGGCCCACAGGTCGGGGAGTTCGCTGTCGGGGGCCAGCACGCGCGAGACGGCGGCGTGGGCCACACCCCGCAGGTCTTCCAGTTCGGCGCGGTCAGCCCCAGCCACCCAGGCCCGCAGCCCCGCGTCGGTGAGGTGGGCCGTGTCCCCCGTCAGCGCGGCGGCCAGCACCTCGGCGGCCGCCAGGGTGCGCCAGCCCTCCTCGGCGGCGAGAAACCCGGTGTCGGGGTCGAGGGCCACGTCAAAGGCTTCGGCCAGGGCAAAGGCGCCGTCCTGGGCCACTTCCTGCGCGAAGGCCGCGCCGACTTCGTTGTCAAAAGGTCCGGGTCCCCAGAGGTTCATGGGGCCAGCTTACGTGGGTTCAGCCGGGTGCCCAAGGCCGCCAGTCCGCTGCCCAACCGCTCGGCCAGTGCATCATCCTGCGTCGTCAGGTGCAGGTCGCCCTCGTGACAGAACAGCAGCTCGAAGGCCTGGCCCGTCTCGGGGACAAGGCCGCGCCACCACCAGTCGTCACGCCCCAGGGTGAAGCCCAGCGCCTGCCTGCCCCGGAGCAGGGGCAGGAGTTCGGACACCGGGCACCGGACTTCCGCCCACTGCAATGCCCCGAAGACTGGACTGCCCCCAAACGCCGACTCGGTCCAGCCGTGCAGGGTCGTGACCTCAGTGGCTCCAGCGCCTGAGAGCACCCCCACGGCGGCCTCGGCCACCTGCGGCCAGCGTGCGGGGGCAAGCGGGGACGTGTCCCAGTGCCGGGTCACCCCTGGACGGTTTCCTGCCCGTACCGCTCCTCCACATACCGGTCCAGCAGCGCCTGAAAGTCCTCCACGATGCGCGGCCCTTTCAATGTGGTCAGCAGCTTGCCGTCCTGGTAGACCGGGGCGCGGGGGTCCTCCCCGGTGCCGGGCAGGCTGATGCCGATGTTGGCGTGCTTGCTCTCGCCAGGACCGTTGACCACGCAGCCCATGACGGCGACCTGCATCTCCTCCACGCCGGGGTACTTCACCTTCCACTCGGGCATGGAGTCGCGGATGTAGTCCTGAATCTGCCCGGCGAGGTGCTGGAAGAAGGTGGACGTGGTGCGCCCACAGCCGGGGCAGCTCGTGACCTGGGGAAGAAACTGGCGCAGGCCGAGGCTCTGGAGAATCTGCTGGGCGACCTCGACTTCCAGCTTGCGTGGGGCGCCCGGCTCGGGCGTGAGCGACACACGGATGGTGTCCCCGATGCCCTCGGTGAGCAGCGGCGCCAGGGCCACGCTGGACGCCACCATGCCCTTCATGCCGATGCCCGCCTCCGTCAGGCCGAGGTGCAGCGGGTAGTCGCACAGCGGCGCGAGCTGGCGGTAGACCTGCCACAGCTCGGGGGCGGCGCTGACCTTGACCGAGATGATGATCTTGTCGTGGGGGAGCCCCAGCCGCTCGGCGTAGCGGGCCGACTCCAGCGCGGAGGTCACCATCGCGTCGATGGTCACGTCGGTGGTGGATTTGGGGTTGCCCGCCGCCGCGTTCTCGTCCATCAGGCGGGCGAGCACCTGCTGGTCGAGGCTGCCCCAGTTCACGCCGATGCGGACGGGCTTGCCGTACTGCTTGGCGACCTCGATCATCGTGGCGAAGTTGGCGTCGTGGTGCTGCCCGGCGCCCACGTTGCCGGGGTTGATGCGGTACTTGGCGAGCAGCCGGGCCGTTTCGGGGAACTCGGCCAGCAGGATGTGCCCGTTGTAGTGGAAGTCCCCGACGATGGGCACGTCAATGCCGACTTCATGCAGGCGGGCGACGATCTCGGGAATGGCGGCGGCGGCCTCGCGGGTGTTGACGGTCACGCGCACGATCTCGGACCCGGCGCGGGCGAGCTGGGCGACCTGGATGGCGGTGGCCTCGGCGTCAGCGGTGTCGGTGTTTGTCATGGACTGCACGACGATGGGGTGGGCACTCCCCACGGGGATGCGGCCCACCCAGGTGGTCACGGTCTGACGGCGCGGCGTCCTCATATGCGGGCAGTCTACCCGCGCCCGCGTGGGACTTTGGGAGCAGGGACTACTGGGCGAGTCCTACTGGGCGGGCACCTTGACCGTGCCCTTGACGATCAGGGCCTCGAGTTTTTCCAGGTTGGTCTTGATCTGCGCCGGAATCAGGGCCTCGTTGTAGCGGTCGAAGGCCAGGCCGATGCCGCCGTTGTTCAGGCCAAAGGAGCGGTCGCCGCTCTTCCAGGGCCGCCCCATCGCCACGTCCTTGACGACGGCGTACACCGCGTTGTCCACCCGCTTGAGCATGGAGGTCAGGCCGTGGTTGAGGGTGGCCGGGTTCTTGTCGAAGTCACCCAGCGCGTTCTGGTTGGTGTCCACCCCGATAAAGAAGACCGGGCGGCTGTCGCCCGCGCAGGCCTTGCGGTAGGCCGCACTCTTGGTGACCCCCGCGTAAGGGTCGGCGCGGAACTTCAGGTCGGGGGGCAGTGCTCCCGCCTTGAGGCAGGGCTGCGCTTTGATCTGGTCGATCACGCCCCGGCCACTGGCTCCTGCCGCCGCGTAGATGATGTCGTTGCCGTTGCGGGTAAGCTGCGCGGCGAGCAACTTGGCCGTGCCCGGCAGGTTAAAGCCCGCGCTGGAGTCGCTGACATACACGCTGGTGACCTGACAGTCGGAGCAGGCGAAGGCCACCCCCGCCTCGAAGCCCGCCTTGAAGCGCCGAATCACCGGGATATCGGTGCCGCCGATAAAGCCCACCCGCCCGGTCGCGCTCTGCTTGCCCGCGAGGTACCCGGCCAGGAAGCTGCCCTCCTGCTCGCGGAAGCGCAGGCCGACCGTGTTGGCCCCCTTGGGCAGGTCGTCCACCAGGATGAACCGGGTGTCCGGCGCTTTGGCGGCGGCGGCGGTCAGGGCCGCGTTGTTCGCGTAGCCCACCCCGACCACGACCTTCGCGCCCGAGCGCACCAGGCCGGGAATGCCGCGCCCCACCTCGTCGAACTGCTTCGGCTCGAAGGTGCGGACCTGCCCGCCCGTCTCGCCGAGCACTCGCTGCACCCCCTGGTACACCGTCTGGTTGAAGCCCGCGTCCTCACGGCCCCCCAGGTCAAACCCGATGCCCACCGTGAAGCCGATGGCGTGGGCAGAACCGAGCAGCAGGGCGGAGAAGGAGGCCAGCAACGCGGATTGTGGACGCATACACTATCTTTCCCAGCCCTCTCTTACAGAGGCCTGACGCCGCTGGGGGGGGTGGGGGGGTCTGCGCCCCCTTGACCTCTCCCCACCGGTCCGCGCAGACTGCCCCAAAACCCGAAGGCAACGCTTGCCCCGCCGCCGGGCACGACCTCTCTCCGCAGTGACCGGAGGAGGGCCGTGCCCGGCGAACGCGGCATGGAGGATGAGATGAACGACCACAGAACAGGCATCAGCGCATGGCACGACCACACCCCCGGCTACACGGGGCGGCTGGGGGCGGGGATCGGCGAGGGCGTCCAGGTGCGGCTGCGCGTGACGGGCGAGGGCGCGGGGGACGTGACGGGCGTCCGGCTCGACTTCGTGCGGGTGGGCGAGATCGAGAGCGTGCGGGCGACCGAAGTCGGCGGGGCTGGGGAGGGCCGCTGGTTCGAGGCCGAGCTGCCGCTGGACGCCGCCCGCGTGCGCTACGCCTGGACGCTGGAGTTGCCCGGCGACAGCCTGCACCTCACCGCGCTGGGGCTACACCGGGTCCGGCGGGGCTTCCGGAGCTGGTTCGGGTACCTTGCCGGGCACCGGGCGCCCGAGTGGGCGTGGCGCAGCGTCTTCTATCAGATTTTCCCTGACCGCTTTCGCAACGGCGACCCCACGAACGACGTGCGGGACGGCGAATACCTCTACCAGGGCCGCCCGGTGCAGAAGGCCGAGTGGGGCGCTCCCATCACGAAAGCGGGCGACATCCACGCCCACTACGGCGGCGACCTCCAGGGGGTGGCCCAGGCGCTGCCATACCTGGAGGACCTCGGCGTGAACGCGCTGTGGCTCACGCCCATCTTCGTCTCGCCCTCGAACCACCGCTACGACATCAGCGACTACCGCCACGTGGACCCGCACCTTGGGGGGGACGCGGCCTGGGAGGAACTGCGGGCGGCAGCGGACGCACGGGGCTTCCGGCTGGTGCTCGACGGGGTGTTCAACCACGTGGGGAACGAGCACGCCCTCTTCCGGGCCGCGATGGAGGACGACGCGGCGCCCGAGCGGTCGCTGTTCACCTGGCGCGACGAGCCGGGCAAGCCGCCCTACCACGCCTTTTTCGACCTGCCCAGCCTGCCCAAGATCGACTACCGGGCGCCGGAAGCGGTCGCGGAGTTCCTGAACGGTGAGCGCAGCGTGGTCCGCGAGTGGCTGCGGCGGGGCGCGGCGGGCTGGCGGCTGGACGTGGCGCACATGATCGGCACGGGCGGCAGCGACGAGGACAATCTGGAGCTGCACCGGGCGCTCAAGGCAGCGGCCCGCGAGGAACGGCCCGACGCCTATGTTTTCGGTGAGCGCTTCTTCGACCCCGAGCACGCGCTCGACGGCCAGGGCGAGGACGGCGCGATGAACTACCACGGCTTTGGCCTCCCAGTGATGCAGTGGCTGAGCGGCGCCGACCACTACGGCCGCCCCAGCCGTCTGGAGGGCGAGGAGCTGGCCGAGCTGCTGCATGACGCCTGGCACGTCCTCGCGCCCCCCGTCGCGCTGAGCATGTTCAACCTGCTCGAATCGCACGACATCGGGCGGGCGCTGTTCCGGTTGGAGGGGGACCGGACGCGGTTTCTGGCCGCCTTCACCCTGCTGATGGGCTACCCCGGCGTGCCCTGCACCTACTACGGCACTGAGGTCGGCCTCAGCCAGCGCCAGCCGGGGATGATGCCGTGGTGCCGCGAGAGCATGCCCTGGGACGAGGCGGCGTGGGACAAGGGGCTGCGGGACCGGGTCCGCGCCCTGATCCGGCTGCGGCGAGAGACGCGGGTCTTGCAGGAGGGGACCCTGCGCTTTCTGCACGCGGAGGCGGACGCGTTGGGCTTCTTGCGCGAGTACACGGACGCCCAGGGTCAGGTTGAGCGGGCTGTAATCATCGCCAGCCGCCGCCGGGAGGCCCACCCGGTGACGCTGACCCTCCCGGCGGGCGAGTGGCGCGACGCCCTGCGCGGCGAGACGCTGCCGGGCGGTGAGGTCACGCTGGACGCGGCGGGCGGACGGGTGCTGCTTCAGGGCTGAGGGCCGCCAGCCACCGCGCCGCCTCCCCCGGCGTCCTCAGCCGTACGACCCGCAGATGGGGGTAATCGGCAAAGAGGCCGGGCATCTCACGGCGGCGCTTCCAGTGCGTCTTGAAAAACCACGGCAGCGGCGAGTTGGTCCTCACCGCGTTGCGGAGGTGCTCGCGGTTGCCATTCCACAACTCCTGCCGCCCGGCGATGCGCCGCACGGTGCGCCTCAGCAGCCGCCCGAACACGACCTGGCCGGGGTAGTCCAGCCACACCAGCGTGTCGGCCCGCGCCCAGCCGATGTCGCGCCCCTTGGAGTAGTTGCCGTCCATCACCCAGGCGTTCCCGGCGGTGAAGGCGGCGACCTGTGCCCGGAACTCCTCAAGGGGCGCCTCCTGCCAGCCGGGCAGGTGGTTCCAGGCGTCCTGCTCGCCGTGGGGCACGCCCAGCCGCGTGGCCAGCGCACGGGCCAGGGTGGTCTTGCCGCTGCCGGTGGTGCCGATCACGATGATTCGCTGCATGGGGTCAGCAAAGCACGGGGGGCGGAACCAGGGCATCGGCGAGGTGGCTGACCCCGTGAAGGCCGGGGCGGGGCCGGAGGCGGCATCTTGAGGCCATGCCTCCAGCCCCGCCCCGGCCCCCAGCGGAGTTGTCCGGAGCGGAGCTGCGCCGCCGCCGTCCCCTGTGGGTGGCCCTCTCGGAGCTGTGGCTCGATCAGGAGCTGAGCCCGGCCGACCTGCGGCGCGTCGCGCGGGTGGCGGCGGCGTGCGGTTACGACGACGCCGAGGTGGAGGCCATCTTCTGGGGAGAGGTCGCGCCCGTGGTTGCCGGAAACCTGCTCGCGCCGGTCGGGGTCTGGAGCGGCTTCGACGAGGACTGGCTGTGCGAGCGGGCCGCCCGGTCTGCTGCGTACCGGTCACGCCCGAGCCTGACCCGGTGGCTGACCCGCCTGTGGGCCGGGCGACTCGTGGAGCGCGAGTGGAAGCACCTGCTGGCTCTCCTGCCCGTGGCCCGCGCGGAGCGGCAGGCCGGGCACCCGGCACCGGGCGGCTGGCCGGAGGAGTCCTCCGAATGACGCCGCCTGGAGATGCAGCGCCCCAGACGGCTCCATCCATCGTCCTGCCCGACCACACTCACCCGCTCTGCCCAGTCAAGAAGAGGCCGTCCTTTGGGCCGATGCTCTAGACTTTGCGGACATGGCACATGCACAGGACGGGCGGCTGTACGCGCAGTGGGTCGAGCTTCTTTCGTGGCTGGAATCGGAAGCGGCGACGCGGGGGCTGGGCTTCCAGAAGGTCGCGGATTTTCCCGACTACATCTACCGCATGGAGCGGCCCTACGACCTCCCCACCACGGTCATGAGCGCCGCACTCACGGCGAACGGGCAGCCCCTGATGGTGGCGGCGGTCAGCCCCCGGCACGTGGACCTCAAGGGCGTCTCGCTGCGGCTGATGGGCGGCAGCAAGCACTGGCACCTCCACGCGGGCGAGGCCGGGCTGCTGGAGGGCAAGCGGCCCTTCACGCGGGAGCGCCTCACGCAACTGGTCGAGGGAGCGGTCAGGGGGCTGGCAACGGTCTGACCGCGTCGAGAATCAGGGAGACGAACTCCAGCCGACCGCCCCGGTTGCGGTGGTCGAGGCGCTGGGAGCGGTAGACCGGGCCGGTCGCCAGCTCCCACTCCTGGGCGTGAAACCGGCCCGAGTCGTCGCAGTATTCGAGCAGCCGGACCCTGAAGCCCGTGTCCCGGAACACGGCGCTCAGGCGGCGAAAGTCGTATACGACCTTGTGGTCGGCGGCCGGGTGGTCGGCCGGGCCGGGACCGCCCACCTGCACCATGCGTTGATACTCGGGATTGGGGAAGTTGGCGTCGGGCACCGCCACGCGCAGGAACCCGCCGGGCTTCAGGTACCCGAAGCACAGCCGGGCGGCGGCGCGGCCCTCCTCCTCACTGAGGTGTTCCCAGACGTGCTCGCACAGCAGGGCGTCGGCCCGCCGCTCCCCGAACCACGCGGCCCAGGCAGCGGGGTCCAGCAGGTCCAGGTCCTCGCGCCCGGTCGGAATCCAGCCGTCCCAGCGCTGCTCCCCGGCCCCGAGAAGGACGCGCAGGGGGCCGGAGTCCGGGGCGGAGGTCACAGCACCCGGAAGGCCACGAAGGCCATACCGATCCCGATCAGGGTGCCCACCAGCACCTCCAGGTAAGTGTGCCCCAGCAGCACCCGCAGGGGCAGCGGCGCGAAGCCCTCACGCACGACGGTGCGTAACTCCTCCACGAGTTCATTCAGCAGCCGCGCCTGCATCCCGCTGGAATGGCGAACGCCGGTCGCGTCGTACATCACGATCAGGGCGAAGACGGCGCTGACGGCAAAGATCGGGCTGCCCATGCCCTGGGTCAGGGCCACGCCGGTCGTCAGGGCGGCCACCATCGCGGAGTGGCTGGAGGGCATGCCGCCCGTTTCCACAAAGGCCTCGGGGCGCCAGCGCCGCTCGATCAGCAGGATCAAGAGCACCTTGAGCACCTGCGCTCCGGTAGAGGCCAGCACCGCCGTCCACAACCAGCGGTTCCCGAGCAGATCGTCGAGGGGAGAAGACATCGTCACAGGGCAGGAAGTCTAGCGCGGCCCGGAGAGGCCCAGCCGACGCTCGGCCGCCGTGACGGTGTTGGCGAGCAGGGCGGCGATGGTCATGGGGCCGACGCCCCCCGGCACAGGCGTCAAGGCCCCGGCGACCCCGGCCACGTCGGGATGCACGTCGCCGGTCAGGCGGGACACCCCGGCGGCGTCCAGCACCCGGTTGATCCCCACGTCCACCACGGCCGCGCCGGGCCGCACCATCTCCGGCGTGACGAGGTGCGGGCGGCCCGCCGCGAC
It includes:
- a CDS encoding DUF4259 domain-containing protein, which gives rise to MNLWGPGPFDNEVGAAFAQEVAQDGAFALAEAFDVALDPDTGFLAAEEGWRTLAAAEVLAAALTGDTAHLTDAGLRAWVAGADRAELEDLRGVAHAAVSRVLAPDSELPDLWADAGDEAAWRAGAERVRGALE
- the ispG gene encoding flavodoxin-dependent (E)-4-hydroxy-3-methylbut-2-enyl-diphosphate synthase — its product is MRTPRRQTVTTWVGRIPVGSAHPIVVQSMTNTDTADAEATAIQVAQLARAGSEIVRVTVNTREAAAAIPEIVARLHEVGIDVPIVGDFHYNGHILLAEFPETARLLAKYRINPGNVGAGQHHDANFATMIEVAKQYGKPVRIGVNWGSLDQQVLARLMDENAAAGNPKSTTDVTIDAMVTSALESARYAERLGLPHDKIIISVKVSAAPELWQVYRQLAPLCDYPLHLGLTEAGIGMKGMVASSVALAPLLTEGIGDTIRVSLTPEPGAPRKLEVEVAQQILQSLGLRQFLPQVTSCPGCGRTTSTFFQHLAGQIQDYIRDSMPEWKVKYPGVEEMQVAVMGCVVNGPGESKHANIGISLPGTGEDPRAPVYQDGKLLTTLKGPRIVEDFQALLDRYVEERYGQETVQG
- a CDS encoding BMP family lipoprotein → MRPQSALLASFSALLLGSAHAIGFTVGIGFDLGGREDAGFNQTVYQGVQRVLGETGGQVRTFEPKQFDEVGRGIPGLVRSGAKVVVGVGYANNAALTAAAAKAPDTRFILVDDLPKGANTVGLRFREQEGSFLAGYLAGKQSATGRVGFIGGTDIPVIRRFKAGFEAGVAFACSDCQVTSVYVSDSSAGFNLPGTAKLLAAQLTRNGNDIIYAAAGASGRGVIDQIKAQPCLKAGALPPDLKFRADPYAGVTKSAAYRKACAGDSRPVFFIGVDTNQNALGDFDKNPATLNHGLTSMLKRVDNAVYAVVKDVAMGRPWKSGDRSFGLNNGGIGLAFDRYNEALIPAQIKTNLEKLEALIVKGTVKVPAQ
- a CDS encoding alpha-amylase family glycosyl hydrolase, whose amino-acid sequence is MNDHRTGISAWHDHTPGYTGRLGAGIGEGVQVRLRVTGEGAGDVTGVRLDFVRVGEIESVRATEVGGAGEGRWFEAELPLDAARVRYAWTLELPGDSLHLTALGLHRVRRGFRSWFGYLAGHRAPEWAWRSVFYQIFPDRFRNGDPTNDVRDGEYLYQGRPVQKAEWGAPITKAGDIHAHYGGDLQGVAQALPYLEDLGVNALWLTPIFVSPSNHRYDISDYRHVDPHLGGDAAWEELRAAADARGFRLVLDGVFNHVGNEHALFRAAMEDDAAPERSLFTWRDEPGKPPYHAFFDLPSLPKIDYRAPEAVAEFLNGERSVVREWLRRGAAGWRLDVAHMIGTGGSDEDNLELHRALKAAAREERPDAYVFGERFFDPEHALDGQGEDGAMNYHGFGLPVMQWLSGADHYGRPSRLEGEELAELLHDAWHVLAPPVALSMFNLLESHDIGRALFRLEGDRTRFLAAFTLLMGYPGVPCTYYGTEVGLSQRQPGMMPWCRESMPWDEAAWDKGLRDRVRALIRLRRETRVLQEGTLRFLHAEADALGFLREYTDAQGQVERAVIIASRRREAHPVTLTLPAGEWRDALRGETLPGGEVTLDAAGGRVLLQG
- a CDS encoding P-loop NTPase family protein, which translates into the protein MQRIIVIGTTGSGKTTLARALATRLGVPHGEQDAWNHLPGWQEAPLEEFRAQVAAFTAGNAWVMDGNYSKGRDIGWARADTLVWLDYPGQVVFGRLLRRTVRRIAGRQELWNGNREHLRNAVRTNSPLPWFFKTHWKRRREMPGLFADYPHLRVVRLRTPGEAARWLAALSPEAAPVRPPRPA
- a CDS encoding DUF7079 family protein, encoding MPPAPPRPPAELSGAELRRRRPLWVALSELWLDQELSPADLRRVARVAAACGYDDAEVEAIFWGEVAPVVAGNLLAPVGVWSGFDEDWLCERAARSAAYRSRPSLTRWLTRLWAGRLVEREWKHLLALLPVARAERQAGHPAPGGWPEESSE
- a CDS encoding NADH-quinone oxidoreductase subunit 15 encodes the protein MAHAQDGRLYAQWVELLSWLESEAATRGLGFQKVADFPDYIYRMERPYDLPTTVMSAALTANGQPLMVAAVSPRHVDLKGVSLRLMGGSKHWHLHAGEAGLLEGKRPFTRERLTQLVEGAVRGLATV
- a CDS encoding class I SAM-dependent methyltransferase; its protein translation is MTSAPDSGPLRVLLGAGEQRWDGWIPTGREDLDLLDPAAWAAWFGERRADALLCEHVWEHLSEEEGRAAARLCFGYLKPGGFLRVAVPDANFPNPEYQRMVQVGGPGPADHPAADHKVVYDFRRLSAVFRDTGFRVRLLEYCDDSGRFHAQEWELATGPVYRSQRLDHRNRGGRLEFVSLILDAVRPLPAP
- a CDS encoding divergent PAP2 family protein; amino-acid sequence: MSSPLDDLLGNRWLWTAVLASTGAQVLKVLLILLIERRWRPEAFVETGGMPSSHSAMVAALTTGVALTQGMGSPIFAVSAVFALIVMYDATGVRHSSGMQARLLNELVEELRTVVREGFAPLPLRVLLGHTYLEVLVGTLIGIGMAFVAFRVL